Proteins from one Salmo salar chromosome ssa07, Ssal_v3.1, whole genome shotgun sequence genomic window:
- the LOC106608960 gene encoding dynactin subunit 1 isoform X3 — MSADGGGKPAKVGSVVEVIGKGQRGTVAYVGATLFATGKWVGVILDEPKGKNDGTVQGKRYFQCDENCGIFVRQSQIQLVEDGSSATSPDTPEAVTAKFLPKQKDIPETPKSVKQMPIPKKTPRVLATPASGLSSSLSREDVSEGSLSSKGALGAPVVPLPSGTPATPGAPPPATPSKAEPPVSKQEEESLRGQVKDLEEKLETLKMKRAEDKVKLKELEKYKIQLEQLQEWKTKMQEQQADLQKQLKEAKKDAREALESKDRYMEEMSDTADAIEMATLDKEMAEERSESLQVEVESLKEKVEELTMDLEIIKHEVEEKGSDGAASSYHVKQLEEQNSRLKEALVRMRDLSSSEKQEHVKLQKQMEKKNVELETLRTQKEKLQEEMKQAEATVDELKEQVDAALGAEEMVETLTERNLDLEEKVRELRETVTDLEAINEMNDELQENSRETEMELREQLDLNGARVREAQKRVEAAQETVADYQQTINKYRELTTSLQDTNRELTIAQNANAEQVQQPPAELFDFKIKFAETKAYAKAIEMELRKMEVGQANRHVSLLTSFMPDSFLRHGGDHDCILVLLLIPRLICKAELISKQAQEKFDLNGNPVERTGMKMRGPPGEQLSFASGLVYSLTLLQAMLHKYEQSLNCCSVEVYKRMGTLYSEMSVHERSLDFFIDLLHKDQLDETVHVEPLTKAIKYYQQLYNIHLAEQTEDCTVQLADHIKFIQSALDCMGAEVVRLRAFLQPGQEGADLNILLKDLDTSCSDIKQFCKKIRRRMPGTDVPGVPAALAFGAPVSETLTESRRQLTRVVAVLQEVAAAGAQMVAPLGEQEGLNSLQLEDVAFKAVEQVYGSHGLNPHECLRQSCSSVISTMNKMATAMQEGEYDAERPQGKTPPVEARAVALRAEITDAEGLGVKLEDRDTVIKELKKSLKIKGEELSEAHVRLSLLEKKLDTSTKDADERVEKIQTKLDETLALLKKKEKEFEETMDALQADIDQLEAEKAELKQRLSNQSKVTIEGLRAPPASGIASIISGTAGAGVAPGAGGLSGPMQVVDSPLLRQQVETQRLGIKHLKNENNRLKAEKMRAQLASLPPLHVPKLPLREASTSPPAEGPLHGALYRKTDQLLGTLLKMSAAVKVVDITGKTPGGRDVVSASAQLLDQTARLQSLSDALDKLKGEVSEHVVSQQPGAKVSSDFATFPISSFVKAKEEKQGGTVFIGRVAIPCAKGQEQVHRLVLSQQHLQQVHRLLMT, encoded by the exons ACCCCCCGAGTCTTAGCCACCCCGGCCTCTGGTCTGTCCAGCTCTCTGTCCAGGGAGGATGTCAGTGAGGGCAGCCTGTCTTCCAAGGGTGCACTGGGGGCTCCCGTCGTCCCCCTGCCCAGCGGCACCCCCGCCACGCCTGGAGCTCCTCCCCCTGCCACCCCTAGCAAG GCTGAGCCTCCCGTATCGAAGCAG GAGGAGGAGTCTCTGCGAGGTCAGGTGAAGGATCTAGAGGAGAAGCTGGAGACCCTGAAGATGAAGCGGGCAGAGGACAAGGTCAAGCTGAAGGAGCTGGAGAAATACAAGATCCAGCTGGAGCAGCTGCAGGAATGGAAGACCAAGATGCAGGAGCAGCAGGCCGACCTGCAGAAACAACTCAAAGAGGCCAAGAAG GATGCTCGGGAGGCCCTGGAGTCGAAGGACCGCTACATGGAGGAGATGTCAGACACGGCGGACGCCATCGAGATGGCCACACTGGACAAGGAGATGGCCGAGGAGCGGTCGGAGAGCttgcaggtggaggtggagtcACTGAAGGAGAAGGTGGAGGAGCTCACCATGGACCTGGAGATCATCAAACACGAGGTCGAGGAGAAAG GTTCTGATGGAGCTGCCTCCAGTTACCATGTCAAGCAGCTGGAGGAGCAGAACAGCAGACTGAAAGAGGCTCTGGTCAG GATGCGTGACCTGTCTTCCTCTGAGAAGCAGGAGCATGTGAAGCTCCAGAAGCAAATGGAGAAGAAGAATGTAGAGCTGGAGACTCTGAGGACCCAGAAGGAGAAGCTACAGGAGGAGATGAAGCAGGCTGAGGCCACCGTTGATGAGCTGAAGGAGCAG GTTGATGCTGCTCTCGGAGCAGAGGAGATGGTGGAGACTCTGACTGAGAGGAATCTGGACCTGGAGGAGAAAGTCCGAGAACTCAGAGAGACTGTCACAGACCTG GAAGCGATCAACGAGATGAATGACGAGCTGCAGGAGAACAGCAGGGAGACGGAGATGGAGCTGAGGGAGCAGTTGGACCTGAACGGGGCCAGGGTGAGAGAGGCCCAGAAGAGGGTGGAGGCCGCTCAGGAGACCGTGGCTGACTATCAGCAGACCATTAACAAGTATCGCGAGCTCACCACCAGCCTACAG GATACCAACAGGGAGCTGACCATTGCTCAGAATGCCAATGCAGAGCAGGTCCAACAGCCTCCTGCTGAGCTGTTTGACTTCAAGATCAAGTTTGCTGAGACCAAGGCCTACGCCAAG GCCATCGAGATGGAGCTGAGGAAGATGGAGGTGGGCCAGGCCAACAgacatgtgtctctcctcacctccttcatGCCCGACTCCTTCCTGCGTCATGGAGGAGACCACGACTGTATTCTGGTTCTCTTGCTCATACCAAGACTCATTTgcaag GCTGAGTTGATCAGCAAGCAGGCCCAAGAGAAGTTTGATCTGAATGGTAACCCAGTGGAGAGGACTGGGATGAAGATGAGAGGACCACCTGGAGAACAACTCAGCTTTGCCTCTGGACTGGTGTATTCTCTAACCCTGCTACAGGCCATGCTGCACAAATATGAACA aTCTCTGAACTGCTGCAGTGTGGAGGTGTATAAGCGGATGGGGACTCTCTACTCAGAGATGAGTGTCCATGAGCGTTCCCTAGACTTCTTTATAGACCTGCTGCACAAAGACCAGCTGGATGAGACTGTACACGTGGAGCCTCTCACCAAGGCCATCAAGTACTACCAG CAACTGTACAACATCCACCTGGCTGAGCAGACTGAAGATTGCACCGTGCAGCTGGCTGATCACATCAAG TTCATCCAGAGTGCGTTGGACTGTATGGGTGCTGAGGTGGTGCGTCTCAGGGCCTTCCTGCAGCCGGGGCAGGAGGGGGCTGACCTGAACATCCTGCTGAAGGACCTAGACACATCCTGCAG CGACATCAAACAGTTCTGCAAGAAGATCAGACGCAGGATGCCAGGGACCGACGTACCAGGGGTGCCCGCCGCTCTGGCCTTTGGCGCACCG GTGTCAGAGACTCTAACGGAGAGCAGGCGTCAGCTGACGCGGGTGGTTGCCGTGCTACAGGAGGTAGCTGCGGCGGGGGCGCAGATGGTCGCCCCTCTAGGGGAACAGGAGGGGCTCAACTCCCTCCAACTGGAGGACGTGGCCTTCAAGGCTGTTGAACAG gtGTATGGGTCCCATGGCCTGAACCCCCATGAGTGTCTACGTCAGTCCTGCAGCTCTGTCATCTCCACCATGAACAAGATGGCTACCGCCATGCAGGAGGGAGAGTATGACGCCGAGCGACCACAGGGAAAG ACTCCCCCGGTAGAGGCTCGTGCAGTGGCCCTCAGGGCAGAGATCACTGACGCAGAGGGTCTGGGAGTCAAACTGGAGGACAGAGACACCGTCATCAAGGAGCTCAAGAAGTCCCTCAAGATCAAG GGAGAGGAGTTGAGTGAGGCCCACGTCCGTCTCAGCCTGCTAGAGAAGAAGCTGGATACGTCCACTAAAGATGCAGACGAACGCGTGGAGAAGATCCAGACCAAACTGGATGAGACCCTCGCCCTGCTCAAGAAGAAAGAGAA gGAGTTTGAGGAGACCATGGACGCCCTGCAGGCAGACATCGACCAGCTGGAGGCAGAGAAAGCGGAGCTGAAGCAGCGTCTCTCCAACCAGTCAAAGGTGACCATCGAGGGCCTCAGGGCCCCGCCTGCCTCTGGCATCGCATCCATCATCTCAGGAACCGCCGGAG CGGGTGTTGCCCCAGGAGCAGGGGGCCTGTCTGGGCCGATGCAGGTGGTGGACTCCCCTCTCCTCCGTCAGCAGGTGGAGACCCAGAGACTGGGCATCAAACACCTGAAGAACGAGAACAACAGACTGAAG GCAGAGAAGATGAGAGCCCAgttagcctccctccctcccctccacgtCCCCAAGCTTCCTCTGAGAGAggcctccacctctccccctgcTGAGGGGCCTCTCCACGGGGCTCTCTACAGGAAGACAGACCAGCTCCTGGGGACCCTGCTCAAGATGAGCGCCGCCGTTAAGGTGGTCGACATCACCGGGAAGACTCCAGGTGGGAGGgatgtgg TGAGTGCGAGTGCTCagctcctggaccagacagctcgTCTGCAGTCTCTGAGTGACGCTCTGGACAAACTGAAG ggtgaagTGTCAGAGCATGTGGTTTCTCAGCAGCCTGGGGCGAAGGTCTCCTCTGACTTTGCCACCTTCCCCATTTCCTCCTTcgtcaag GCCAAGGAGGAGAAGCAGGGGGGTACGGTGTTCATAGGGCGCGTGGCCATCCCATGTGCCAAGGGCCAGGAGCAGGTGCACCGTCTCGTCTTATCACAGCAGCACCTGCAGCAAGTGCACCGCCTCCTCATGACCTAA
- the LOC106608960 gene encoding dynactin subunit 1 isoform X9 → MPIPKKTPRVLATPASGLSSSLSREDVSEGSLSSKGALGAPVVPLPSGTPATPGAPPPATPSKAEPPVSKQEEESLRGQVKDLEEKLETLKMKRAEDKVKLKELEKYKIQLEQLQEWKTKMQEQQADLQKQLKEAKKDAREALESKDRYMEEMSDTADAIEMATLDKEMAEERSESLQVEVESLKEKVEELTMDLEIIKHEVEEKGSDGAASSYHVKQLEEQNSRLKEALVRMRDLSSSEKQEHVKLQKQMEKKNVELETLRTQKEKLQEEMKQAEATVDELKEQVDAALGAEEMVETLTERNLDLEEKVRELRETVTDLEAINEMNDELQENSRETEMELREQLDLNGARVREAQKRVEAAQETVADYQQTINKYRELTTSLQDTNRELTIAQNANAEQVQQPPAELFDFKIKFAETKAYAKAIEMELRKMEVGQANRHVSLLTSFMPDSFLRHGGDHDCILVLLLIPRLICKAELISKQAQEKFDLNGNPVERTGMKMRGPPGEQLSFASGLVYSLTLLQAMLHKYEQSLNCCSVEVYKRMGTLYSEMSVHERSLDFFIDLLHKDQLDETVHVEPLTKAIKYYQQLYNIHLAEQTEDCTVQLADHIKFIQSALDCMGAEVVRLRAFLQPGQEGADLNILLKDLDTSCSDIKQFCKKIRRRMPGTDVPGVPAALAFGAPVSETLTESRRQLTRVVAVLQEVAAAGAQMVAPLGEQEGLNSLQLEDVAFKAVEQVYGSHGLNPHECLRQSCSSVISTMNKMATAMQEGEYDAERPQGKTPPVEARAVALRAEITDAEGLGVKLEDRDTVIKELKKSLKIKGEELSEAHVRLSLLEKKLDTSTKDADERVEKIQTKLDETLALLKKKEKEFEETMDALQADIDQLEAEKAELKQRLSNQSKVTIEGLRAPPASGIASIISGTAGAGVAPGAGGLSGPMQVVDSPLLRQQVETQRLGIKHLKNENNRLKAEKMRAQLASLPPLHVPKLPLREASTSPPAEGPLHGALYRKTDQLLGTLLKMSAAVKVVDITGKTPGGRDVVSASAQLLDQTARLQSLSDALDKLKGEVSEHVVSQQPGAKVSSDFATFPISSFVKAKEEKQGGTVFIGRVAIPCAKGQEQVHRLVLSQQHLQQVHRLLMT, encoded by the exons ACCCCCCGAGTCTTAGCCACCCCGGCCTCTGGTCTGTCCAGCTCTCTGTCCAGGGAGGATGTCAGTGAGGGCAGCCTGTCTTCCAAGGGTGCACTGGGGGCTCCCGTCGTCCCCCTGCCCAGCGGCACCCCCGCCACGCCTGGAGCTCCTCCCCCTGCCACCCCTAGCAAG GCTGAGCCTCCCGTATCGAAGCAG GAGGAGGAGTCTCTGCGAGGTCAGGTGAAGGATCTAGAGGAGAAGCTGGAGACCCTGAAGATGAAGCGGGCAGAGGACAAGGTCAAGCTGAAGGAGCTGGAGAAATACAAGATCCAGCTGGAGCAGCTGCAGGAATGGAAGACCAAGATGCAGGAGCAGCAGGCCGACCTGCAGAAACAACTCAAAGAGGCCAAGAAG GATGCTCGGGAGGCCCTGGAGTCGAAGGACCGCTACATGGAGGAGATGTCAGACACGGCGGACGCCATCGAGATGGCCACACTGGACAAGGAGATGGCCGAGGAGCGGTCGGAGAGCttgcaggtggaggtggagtcACTGAAGGAGAAGGTGGAGGAGCTCACCATGGACCTGGAGATCATCAAACACGAGGTCGAGGAGAAAG GTTCTGATGGAGCTGCCTCCAGTTACCATGTCAAGCAGCTGGAGGAGCAGAACAGCAGACTGAAAGAGGCTCTGGTCAG GATGCGTGACCTGTCTTCCTCTGAGAAGCAGGAGCATGTGAAGCTCCAGAAGCAAATGGAGAAGAAGAATGTAGAGCTGGAGACTCTGAGGACCCAGAAGGAGAAGCTACAGGAGGAGATGAAGCAGGCTGAGGCCACCGTTGATGAGCTGAAGGAGCAG GTTGATGCTGCTCTCGGAGCAGAGGAGATGGTGGAGACTCTGACTGAGAGGAATCTGGACCTGGAGGAGAAAGTCCGAGAACTCAGAGAGACTGTCACAGACCTG GAAGCGATCAACGAGATGAATGACGAGCTGCAGGAGAACAGCAGGGAGACGGAGATGGAGCTGAGGGAGCAGTTGGACCTGAACGGGGCCAGGGTGAGAGAGGCCCAGAAGAGGGTGGAGGCCGCTCAGGAGACCGTGGCTGACTATCAGCAGACCATTAACAAGTATCGCGAGCTCACCACCAGCCTACAG GATACCAACAGGGAGCTGACCATTGCTCAGAATGCCAATGCAGAGCAGGTCCAACAGCCTCCTGCTGAGCTGTTTGACTTCAAGATCAAGTTTGCTGAGACCAAGGCCTACGCCAAG GCCATCGAGATGGAGCTGAGGAAGATGGAGGTGGGCCAGGCCAACAgacatgtgtctctcctcacctccttcatGCCCGACTCCTTCCTGCGTCATGGAGGAGACCACGACTGTATTCTGGTTCTCTTGCTCATACCAAGACTCATTTgcaag GCTGAGTTGATCAGCAAGCAGGCCCAAGAGAAGTTTGATCTGAATGGTAACCCAGTGGAGAGGACTGGGATGAAGATGAGAGGACCACCTGGAGAACAACTCAGCTTTGCCTCTGGACTGGTGTATTCTCTAACCCTGCTACAGGCCATGCTGCACAAATATGAACA aTCTCTGAACTGCTGCAGTGTGGAGGTGTATAAGCGGATGGGGACTCTCTACTCAGAGATGAGTGTCCATGAGCGTTCCCTAGACTTCTTTATAGACCTGCTGCACAAAGACCAGCTGGATGAGACTGTACACGTGGAGCCTCTCACCAAGGCCATCAAGTACTACCAG CAACTGTACAACATCCACCTGGCTGAGCAGACTGAAGATTGCACCGTGCAGCTGGCTGATCACATCAAG TTCATCCAGAGTGCGTTGGACTGTATGGGTGCTGAGGTGGTGCGTCTCAGGGCCTTCCTGCAGCCGGGGCAGGAGGGGGCTGACCTGAACATCCTGCTGAAGGACCTAGACACATCCTGCAG CGACATCAAACAGTTCTGCAAGAAGATCAGACGCAGGATGCCAGGGACCGACGTACCAGGGGTGCCCGCCGCTCTGGCCTTTGGCGCACCG GTGTCAGAGACTCTAACGGAGAGCAGGCGTCAGCTGACGCGGGTGGTTGCCGTGCTACAGGAGGTAGCTGCGGCGGGGGCGCAGATGGTCGCCCCTCTAGGGGAACAGGAGGGGCTCAACTCCCTCCAACTGGAGGACGTGGCCTTCAAGGCTGTTGAACAG gtGTATGGGTCCCATGGCCTGAACCCCCATGAGTGTCTACGTCAGTCCTGCAGCTCTGTCATCTCCACCATGAACAAGATGGCTACCGCCATGCAGGAGGGAGAGTATGACGCCGAGCGACCACAGGGAAAG ACTCCCCCGGTAGAGGCTCGTGCAGTGGCCCTCAGGGCAGAGATCACTGACGCAGAGGGTCTGGGAGTCAAACTGGAGGACAGAGACACCGTCATCAAGGAGCTCAAGAAGTCCCTCAAGATCAAG GGAGAGGAGTTGAGTGAGGCCCACGTCCGTCTCAGCCTGCTAGAGAAGAAGCTGGATACGTCCACTAAAGATGCAGACGAACGCGTGGAGAAGATCCAGACCAAACTGGATGAGACCCTCGCCCTGCTCAAGAAGAAAGAGAA gGAGTTTGAGGAGACCATGGACGCCCTGCAGGCAGACATCGACCAGCTGGAGGCAGAGAAAGCGGAGCTGAAGCAGCGTCTCTCCAACCAGTCAAAGGTGACCATCGAGGGCCTCAGGGCCCCGCCTGCCTCTGGCATCGCATCCATCATCTCAGGAACCGCCGGAG CGGGTGTTGCCCCAGGAGCAGGGGGCCTGTCTGGGCCGATGCAGGTGGTGGACTCCCCTCTCCTCCGTCAGCAGGTGGAGACCCAGAGACTGGGCATCAAACACCTGAAGAACGAGAACAACAGACTGAAG GCAGAGAAGATGAGAGCCCAgttagcctccctccctcccctccacgtCCCCAAGCTTCCTCTGAGAGAggcctccacctctccccctgcTGAGGGGCCTCTCCACGGGGCTCTCTACAGGAAGACAGACCAGCTCCTGGGGACCCTGCTCAAGATGAGCGCCGCCGTTAAGGTGGTCGACATCACCGGGAAGACTCCAGGTGGGAGGgatgtgg TGAGTGCGAGTGCTCagctcctggaccagacagctcgTCTGCAGTCTCTGAGTGACGCTCTGGACAAACTGAAG ggtgaagTGTCAGAGCATGTGGTTTCTCAGCAGCCTGGGGCGAAGGTCTCCTCTGACTTTGCCACCTTCCCCATTTCCTCCTTcgtcaag GCCAAGGAGGAGAAGCAGGGGGGTACGGTGTTCATAGGGCGCGTGGCCATCCCATGTGCCAAGGGCCAGGAGCAGGTGCACCGTCTCGTCTTATCACAGCAGCACCTGCAGCAAGTGCACCGCCTCCTCATGACCTAA
- the LOC106608960 gene encoding dynactin subunit 1 isoform X6: MSADGGGKPAKVGSVVEVIGKGQRGTVAYVGATLFATGKWVGVILDEPKGKNDGTVQGKRYFQCDENCGIFVRQSQIQLVEDGSSATSPDTPEAVTAKFLPKQKDIPETPKSVKQMPIPKKTPRVLATPASGLSSSLSREDVSEGSLSSKGALGAPVVPLPSGTPATPGAPPPATPSKEEESLRGQVKDLEEKLETLKMKRAEDKVKLKELEKYKIQLEQLQEWKTKMQEQQADLQKQLKEAKKDAREALESKDRYMEEMSDTADAIEMATLDKEMAEERSESLQVEVESLKEKVEELTMDLEIIKHEVEEKGSDGAASSYHVKQLEEQNSRLKEALVRMRDLSSSEKQEHVKLQKQMEKKNVELETLRTQKEKLQEEMKQAEATVDELKEQVDAALGAEEMVETLTERNLDLEEKVRELRETVTDLEAINEMNDELQENSRETEMELREQLDLNGARVREAQKRVEAAQETVADYQQTINKYRELTTSLQDTNRELTIAQNANAEQVQQPPAELFDFKIKFAETKAYAKAIEMELRKMEVGQANRHVSLLTSFMPDSFLRHGGDHDCILVLLLIPRLICKAELISKQAQEKFDLNGNPVERTGMKMRGPPGEQLSFASGLVYSLTLLQAMLHKYEQSLNCCSVEVYKRMGTLYSEMSVHERSLDFFIDLLHKDQLDETVHVEPLTKAIKYYQQLYNIHLAEQTEDCTVQLADHIKFIQSALDCMGAEVVRLRAFLQPGQEGADLNILLKDLDTSCSDIKQFCKKIRRRMPGTDVPGVPAALAFGAPVSETLTESRRQLTRVVAVLQEVAAAGAQMVAPLGEQEGLNSLQLEDVAFKAVEQVYGSHGLNPHECLRQSCSSVISTMNKMATAMQEGEYDAERPQGKTPPVEARAVALRAEITDAEGLGVKLEDRDTVIKELKKSLKIKGEELSEAHVRLSLLEKKLDTSTKDADERVEKIQTKLDETLALLKKKEKEFEETMDALQADIDQLEAEKAELKQRLSNQSKVTIEGLRAPPASGIASIISGTAGAGVAPGAGGLSGPMQVVDSPLLRQQVETQRLGIKHLKNENNRLKAEKMRAQLASLPPLHVPKLPLREASTSPPAEGPLHGALYRKTDQLLGTLLKMSAAVKVVDITGKTPGGRDVVSASAQLLDQTARLQSLSDALDKLKGEVSEHVVSQQPGAKVSSDFATFPISSFVKAKEEKQGGTVFIGRVAIPCAKGQEQVHRLVLSQQHLQQVHRLLMT; this comes from the exons ACCCCCCGAGTCTTAGCCACCCCGGCCTCTGGTCTGTCCAGCTCTCTGTCCAGGGAGGATGTCAGTGAGGGCAGCCTGTCTTCCAAGGGTGCACTGGGGGCTCCCGTCGTCCCCCTGCCCAGCGGCACCCCCGCCACGCCTGGAGCTCCTCCCCCTGCCACCCCTAGCAAG GAGGAGGAGTCTCTGCGAGGTCAGGTGAAGGATCTAGAGGAGAAGCTGGAGACCCTGAAGATGAAGCGGGCAGAGGACAAGGTCAAGCTGAAGGAGCTGGAGAAATACAAGATCCAGCTGGAGCAGCTGCAGGAATGGAAGACCAAGATGCAGGAGCAGCAGGCCGACCTGCAGAAACAACTCAAAGAGGCCAAGAAG GATGCTCGGGAGGCCCTGGAGTCGAAGGACCGCTACATGGAGGAGATGTCAGACACGGCGGACGCCATCGAGATGGCCACACTGGACAAGGAGATGGCCGAGGAGCGGTCGGAGAGCttgcaggtggaggtggagtcACTGAAGGAGAAGGTGGAGGAGCTCACCATGGACCTGGAGATCATCAAACACGAGGTCGAGGAGAAAG GTTCTGATGGAGCTGCCTCCAGTTACCATGTCAAGCAGCTGGAGGAGCAGAACAGCAGACTGAAAGAGGCTCTGGTCAG GATGCGTGACCTGTCTTCCTCTGAGAAGCAGGAGCATGTGAAGCTCCAGAAGCAAATGGAGAAGAAGAATGTAGAGCTGGAGACTCTGAGGACCCAGAAGGAGAAGCTACAGGAGGAGATGAAGCAGGCTGAGGCCACCGTTGATGAGCTGAAGGAGCAG GTTGATGCTGCTCTCGGAGCAGAGGAGATGGTGGAGACTCTGACTGAGAGGAATCTGGACCTGGAGGAGAAAGTCCGAGAACTCAGAGAGACTGTCACAGACCTG GAAGCGATCAACGAGATGAATGACGAGCTGCAGGAGAACAGCAGGGAGACGGAGATGGAGCTGAGGGAGCAGTTGGACCTGAACGGGGCCAGGGTGAGAGAGGCCCAGAAGAGGGTGGAGGCCGCTCAGGAGACCGTGGCTGACTATCAGCAGACCATTAACAAGTATCGCGAGCTCACCACCAGCCTACAG GATACCAACAGGGAGCTGACCATTGCTCAGAATGCCAATGCAGAGCAGGTCCAACAGCCTCCTGCTGAGCTGTTTGACTTCAAGATCAAGTTTGCTGAGACCAAGGCCTACGCCAAG GCCATCGAGATGGAGCTGAGGAAGATGGAGGTGGGCCAGGCCAACAgacatgtgtctctcctcacctccttcatGCCCGACTCCTTCCTGCGTCATGGAGGAGACCACGACTGTATTCTGGTTCTCTTGCTCATACCAAGACTCATTTgcaag GCTGAGTTGATCAGCAAGCAGGCCCAAGAGAAGTTTGATCTGAATGGTAACCCAGTGGAGAGGACTGGGATGAAGATGAGAGGACCACCTGGAGAACAACTCAGCTTTGCCTCTGGACTGGTGTATTCTCTAACCCTGCTACAGGCCATGCTGCACAAATATGAACA aTCTCTGAACTGCTGCAGTGTGGAGGTGTATAAGCGGATGGGGACTCTCTACTCAGAGATGAGTGTCCATGAGCGTTCCCTAGACTTCTTTATAGACCTGCTGCACAAAGACCAGCTGGATGAGACTGTACACGTGGAGCCTCTCACCAAGGCCATCAAGTACTACCAG CAACTGTACAACATCCACCTGGCTGAGCAGACTGAAGATTGCACCGTGCAGCTGGCTGATCACATCAAG TTCATCCAGAGTGCGTTGGACTGTATGGGTGCTGAGGTGGTGCGTCTCAGGGCCTTCCTGCAGCCGGGGCAGGAGGGGGCTGACCTGAACATCCTGCTGAAGGACCTAGACACATCCTGCAG CGACATCAAACAGTTCTGCAAGAAGATCAGACGCAGGATGCCAGGGACCGACGTACCAGGGGTGCCCGCCGCTCTGGCCTTTGGCGCACCG GTGTCAGAGACTCTAACGGAGAGCAGGCGTCAGCTGACGCGGGTGGTTGCCGTGCTACAGGAGGTAGCTGCGGCGGGGGCGCAGATGGTCGCCCCTCTAGGGGAACAGGAGGGGCTCAACTCCCTCCAACTGGAGGACGTGGCCTTCAAGGCTGTTGAACAG gtGTATGGGTCCCATGGCCTGAACCCCCATGAGTGTCTACGTCAGTCCTGCAGCTCTGTCATCTCCACCATGAACAAGATGGCTACCGCCATGCAGGAGGGAGAGTATGACGCCGAGCGACCACAGGGAAAG ACTCCCCCGGTAGAGGCTCGTGCAGTGGCCCTCAGGGCAGAGATCACTGACGCAGAGGGTCTGGGAGTCAAACTGGAGGACAGAGACACCGTCATCAAGGAGCTCAAGAAGTCCCTCAAGATCAAG GGAGAGGAGTTGAGTGAGGCCCACGTCCGTCTCAGCCTGCTAGAGAAGAAGCTGGATACGTCCACTAAAGATGCAGACGAACGCGTGGAGAAGATCCAGACCAAACTGGATGAGACCCTCGCCCTGCTCAAGAAGAAAGAGAA gGAGTTTGAGGAGACCATGGACGCCCTGCAGGCAGACATCGACCAGCTGGAGGCAGAGAAAGCGGAGCTGAAGCAGCGTCTCTCCAACCAGTCAAAGGTGACCATCGAGGGCCTCAGGGCCCCGCCTGCCTCTGGCATCGCATCCATCATCTCAGGAACCGCCGGAG CGGGTGTTGCCCCAGGAGCAGGGGGCCTGTCTGGGCCGATGCAGGTGGTGGACTCCCCTCTCCTCCGTCAGCAGGTGGAGACCCAGAGACTGGGCATCAAACACCTGAAGAACGAGAACAACAGACTGAAG GCAGAGAAGATGAGAGCCCAgttagcctccctccctcccctccacgtCCCCAAGCTTCCTCTGAGAGAggcctccacctctccccctgcTGAGGGGCCTCTCCACGGGGCTCTCTACAGGAAGACAGACCAGCTCCTGGGGACCCTGCTCAAGATGAGCGCCGCCGTTAAGGTGGTCGACATCACCGGGAAGACTCCAGGTGGGAGGgatgtgg TGAGTGCGAGTGCTCagctcctggaccagacagctcgTCTGCAGTCTCTGAGTGACGCTCTGGACAAACTGAAG ggtgaagTGTCAGAGCATGTGGTTTCTCAGCAGCCTGGGGCGAAGGTCTCCTCTGACTTTGCCACCTTCCCCATTTCCTCCTTcgtcaag GCCAAGGAGGAGAAGCAGGGGGGTACGGTGTTCATAGGGCGCGTGGCCATCCCATGTGCCAAGGGCCAGGAGCAGGTGCACCGTCTCGTCTTATCACAGCAGCACCTGCAGCAAGTGCACCGCCTCCTCATGACCTAA